From the Thermococcus sp. 18S1 genome, one window contains:
- a CDS encoding AbrB/MazE/SpoVT family DNA-binding domain-containing protein — protein MLAKVDSKGRLYIPKELRKSLSQEVYLVRVEDGILIIPKPDDPIKELEELGKKLPNLTLEELKREIIKEAEKLAGE, from the coding sequence ATGCTTGCAAAAGTGGACTCAAAGGGGAGGCTATACATCCCGAAAGAACTGAGGAAGAGCCTTTCTCAGGAAGTCTATCTCGTTCGGGTCGAGGACGGTATCCTCATAATCCCCAAGCCAGATGATCCCATAAAGGAGCTCGAAGAACTGGGGAAGAAGCTCCCCAACTTAACGCTCGAAGAGCTAAAGAGGGAGATAATAAAGGAAGCCGAAAAGCTCGCAGGTGAGTGA
- a CDS encoding PIN domain-containing protein: MVYADTDFFLALLKPNDWLKDNARRIYERYRGDITTSETTFIELLLLAKRFNLDPVRITAAVMAITGIEDDLYLRAAYYMKEHNLNPFDAFQAAHCGGTIISSDKAFDRVGIKRIKLESPEEE, encoded by the coding sequence ATGGTCTACGCCGATACCGATTTCTTCCTCGCCCTGCTGAAGCCCAACGACTGGCTTAAGGACAACGCCAGGAGAATCTACGAGAGGTATAGGGGAGACATCACTACCTCAGAAACAACCTTCATAGAGCTCCTTCTCCTCGCCAAAAGGTTCAATCTTGACCCGGTAAGGATCACCGCCGCGGTGATGGCCATAACCGGAATAGAAGACGACCTCTACCTGAGGGCCGCATACTACATGAAGGAGCACAACCTCAACCCCTTCGATGCCTTTCAGGCCGCCCACTGTGGGGGGACAATAATCAGTTCTGACAAAGCCTTCGATAGGGTGGGAATCAAAAGGATAAAGCTCGAAAGCCCAGAAGAAGAATAA
- a CDS encoding TIGR00341 family protein, which translates to MLRLEIYCDEGEGGKVRDVLTKWSLQFYAEEVQSNEHRVLKFTVLVPDFVINDVVDELMKAVDLRKGHSSITWAPVSGKSVKYANSVKSLKKFKRRWTLAAIEGLIENANNQAQVDPIQLTLGAVASIIALFGLINDSIVMIISAMLLSPILGPLYGFSLNIVMGKGRDALDAVSSILKLLGVIFLSALLVSLALRFAGSMPPEPTHEILLRGQSGLVYILLAIILGYAGIVAIVSRIPEILAGVSIAAALVPPTTVVGISLAMGWWDVFAGSLALTVENVLGLLSGSLLGLYVLNVSPRSYYERRAAKLYTKRTMLVLAVMLAALVLVELLS; encoded by the coding sequence ATGCTCCGGCTGGAAATCTACTGCGACGAGGGCGAGGGTGGGAAGGTCAGGGATGTTCTGACCAAGTGGAGTCTTCAGTTCTACGCCGAGGAAGTGCAGAGCAATGAGCATCGGGTGCTCAAATTCACCGTCCTCGTGCCGGATTTCGTGATTAACGACGTCGTCGATGAGCTGATGAAGGCTGTTGACCTGCGGAAGGGACATTCATCGATAACCTGGGCTCCCGTCAGCGGGAAGTCCGTGAAGTACGCCAATTCCGTCAAATCGCTCAAAAAGTTCAAGCGCCGCTGGACCCTGGCGGCCATAGAGGGGCTCATCGAGAACGCCAACAACCAGGCCCAGGTCGACCCTATTCAGCTCACCCTCGGCGCCGTTGCCTCGATTATAGCCCTCTTCGGCCTCATCAACGACAGCATAGTGATGATAATCTCTGCCATGCTCCTCTCGCCGATCCTCGGCCCGCTCTACGGCTTCTCCCTCAACATCGTCATGGGCAAGGGCAGGGATGCCCTCGATGCCGTTTCCTCCATTCTCAAACTCCTCGGCGTCATATTCCTGTCTGCCCTCCTTGTATCCCTGGCCCTCAGGTTTGCGGGCTCAATGCCTCCCGAACCAACCCACGAGATACTGCTGAGAGGCCAGTCGGGCCTGGTTTACATACTCCTCGCGATAATCCTCGGCTACGCGGGGATAGTCGCCATAGTGAGCAGAATCCCCGAGATTCTCGCGGGGGTTTCAATCGCCGCCGCACTGGTTCCGCCGACGACCGTCGTGGGAATATCCCTCGCGATGGGCTGGTGGGACGTTTTTGCCGGCTCCCTTGCCCTAACCGTCGAGAACGTCCTCGGCCTTCTCAGCGGCTCTCTCCTCGGACTCTACGTCCTAAACGTCTCCCCCAGGAGCTACTACGAGAGGAGGGCTGCGAAGCTCTACACGAAGAGGACGATGCTGGTGCTGGCGGTTATGCTAGCTGCCCTCGTCCTTGTGGAGCTCCTCAGCTAG
- a CDS encoding amino acid permease produces MRILSFLTSLIVTLSFVLPWLRPPSGEMTFIAIFDQVLTTPHGFEGVFWWLNPASTGSILTFVVFFAGLFLVLLGVFFGILGGRLGPGVGLVGMFLFTAVAWYVYGEGFVDIIGEGYLLGLGGFVAGFVLSGGKYL; encoded by the coding sequence ATGAGGATATTGAGTTTTCTGACGTCTCTGATCGTCACTCTTTCCTTTGTTCTCCCCTGGCTCAGGCCTCCCTCCGGAGAGATGACGTTCATCGCTATCTTCGATCAGGTTCTGACCACCCCCCACGGCTTTGAGGGCGTTTTCTGGTGGCTCAACCCCGCCAGCACGGGCTCGATACTGACCTTTGTGGTCTTCTTTGCGGGGCTGTTCCTTGTGCTCCTGGGTGTCTTCTTTGGAATACTCGGCGGAAGGCTCGGTCCTGGTGTTGGACTTGTCGGGATGTTCCTCTTCACCGCCGTGGCGTGGTACGTGTACGGTGAGGGATTCGTGGATATAATCGGGGAGGGCTACCTCCTGGGACTCGGCGGCTTCGTTGCGGGGTTTGTTCTCAGCGGGGGCAAGTACCTCTAG
- the nikR gene encoding nickel-responsive transcriptional regulator NikR: protein MRITRFGVSVPDELLERFDRIIEEKGYVNRSEAIRDMMRDFIVRYEWEQGEGEVAGTITMLYNHDEAEVVKELLDLQHDYLNEIISSIHVHMDEHNCLEVIIVKGKANRIKEIADRLLSLKGVKHGKLVMTGTGKELV from the coding sequence ATGAGGATCACTCGCTTTGGCGTCTCCGTTCCCGACGAGCTGCTCGAAAGGTTCGACCGTATAATCGAGGAGAAGGGCTACGTGAACAGGAGTGAGGCAATAAGGGACATGATGAGGGACTTCATAGTCCGGTACGAGTGGGAGCAGGGTGAGGGTGAGGTCGCAGGCACGATAACCATGCTCTACAACCACGACGAGGCGGAGGTTGTCAAGGAACTGCTCGACCTCCAGCACGACTATCTGAACGAGATAATCTCCAGCATTCACGTTCACATGGACGAGCACAACTGCCTCGAGGTCATCATAGTTAAGGGTAAGGCCAACAGGATAAAGGAGATAGCAGACAGACTGCTGAGCCTCAAGGGTGTGAAGCACGGCAAGCTGGTGATGACGGGGACAGGGAAGGAGCTGGTTTAA
- a CDS encoding RNA-binding protein — translation MAKIRAHHIRITTFIHATEDEDKVLEAIATFIPEEIDDEDVIFDIDETTGFFGNPIKVVNVEIKRSKAVRMFIDYFKGLLSEGDRRYLLDHLDEKVDEEGTFYVRFNKQKAYLGEPEIDEGPDVVQVRIKVKAFPMKKEAVVKAVREWLEE, via the coding sequence ATGGCAAAGATAAGGGCGCATCACATCAGGATTACCACGTTCATCCACGCCACCGAGGACGAGGACAAGGTTCTCGAGGCGATAGCGACCTTCATCCCCGAGGAGATAGACGACGAGGATGTCATCTTCGACATAGACGAGACCACGGGCTTCTTCGGCAACCCCATCAAGGTCGTCAACGTCGAAATCAAGCGGAGCAAGGCTGTTAGGATGTTCATAGACTACTTCAAGGGGCTCCTGAGCGAGGGGGACAGGCGCTACCTCCTGGACCACCTTGATGAGAAGGTCGATGAGGAGGGAACCTTCTACGTCCGCTTCAACAAGCAGAAGGCCTACCTCGGCGAGCCGGAGATAGACGAGGGGCCGGACGTGGTGCAGGTCAGGATAAAGGTCAAGGCCTTCCCGATGAAGAAGGAAGCCGTTGTGAAAGCCGTGAGGGAGTGGCTGGAGGAATGA
- the leuS gene encoding leucine--tRNA ligase — MAELNFKAIEEKWQKRWLEEKAFEPKANEKPKEKKFYITVAFPYLSGHLHVGHARTYTIPDVIARFKRMQGYNVLFPMAWHITGAPIVGIAERIKHRDPKTIHIYRDVYKVPEDILWKFEDPKEIVNYFMKAAKETFIRAGFSVDWTREFHTTSLFPPFSKFIEWQFWTLKDKGLVVKGAHRVRWDPVVGTALGDHDIMEGEDVQILDYVIIKFILEEDGEEIYMPAATLRPETVYGVTNMWLNPEATYVKAKVKRGEKVETWIISKEAAYKLSFQDREIEVLEEFKGERLIGKYVKNPVTGDEVIILPAEFVDPDNATGVVMSVPAHAPFDHVALEDLKKETEILLKYDIDPRVVEEISYISLIKLEGYGDFPAVEEAEKLGVKSQKDVEKLEEATKNIYKAEYHKGVFKIEPYAGKSVQEAKDLIAKELQEKGTAEIMYEFAEKPVISRFGNQAVIKIIHDQWFIDYGNPEWKEKAREALTNMTIYPESRRAQFEAIVDWLDKKACARKVGLGTPLPWDPDWVIESLSDSTIYMAYYTISRHMNRLREEGRLDPEKLTREFFDYLFLEDFSEEREKELEEKTGIPAETIHEMKEEFEYWYPLDWRCSAKDLIPNHLTFFIFNHTAIFRKEHWPRGIAVNGFGTLEGTKMSKSKGNVLNFIDAIEENGADVVRLYIMGLAEHDSDFDWRRKEVGKLRRQVERFYELVSEFATYEAEETELKDIDKWMLHRLNKAIEGATQALEEFRTRTAVQWAFYSILNDLRWYMRRTEGRDDAAKRYVLRKLAEVWVRLMAPFTPHISEELWEKLGGEGFVSLAKWPEPVPEWWNETIEAEEEFVKALIEDIKEIIRVAKIEDARRAYVYTAPEWKWRVVEVVAEKRDFKSAMAELMKDPEMRKHGKEISKLIQRLIKERAFDVKRINEEKALREAKDFMEKELGIEIIINPEEDKGGKKKAAMPLKPAVFVE, encoded by the coding sequence ATGGCTGAGCTTAACTTCAAGGCCATTGAGGAAAAGTGGCAGAAGCGCTGGCTGGAAGAGAAGGCCTTCGAACCAAAGGCGAATGAGAAACCAAAGGAGAAGAAGTTCTACATCACGGTCGCCTTCCCGTACCTCTCGGGACACCTCCACGTCGGCCACGCGAGGACCTACACGATTCCCGACGTCATAGCGCGCTTCAAGCGCATGCAGGGCTACAACGTTCTCTTTCCGATGGCCTGGCACATCACCGGTGCGCCGATAGTCGGAATCGCCGAGAGGATAAAGCACCGCGACCCAAAGACGATACACATCTACCGCGACGTCTACAAGGTTCCGGAGGATATTCTCTGGAAGTTCGAGGATCCGAAGGAGATAGTCAACTACTTCATGAAGGCCGCGAAGGAAACCTTCATTAGAGCGGGCTTCTCGGTTGACTGGACGCGCGAATTCCACACGACGAGCCTCTTCCCGCCCTTCAGCAAGTTCATAGAGTGGCAGTTCTGGACGCTCAAGGACAAAGGACTGGTCGTTAAGGGCGCCCATAGGGTCAGGTGGGACCCGGTCGTTGGAACCGCCCTTGGAGACCACGATATAATGGAGGGAGAGGACGTTCAAATACTCGACTACGTCATCATCAAGTTCATCCTCGAGGAGGACGGCGAGGAAATCTACATGCCGGCCGCGACGCTGAGGCCGGAGACTGTCTACGGCGTCACCAACATGTGGCTGAACCCCGAGGCAACCTACGTCAAGGCGAAGGTCAAGCGCGGCGAGAAGGTGGAGACGTGGATAATCAGCAAGGAAGCAGCTTACAAGCTCTCCTTCCAGGACAGGGAGATTGAAGTATTGGAGGAGTTCAAGGGCGAGAGGCTGATAGGCAAATACGTGAAGAACCCCGTCACCGGCGACGAGGTCATCATCCTGCCGGCAGAGTTCGTTGACCCGGACAACGCGACTGGAGTCGTTATGAGCGTTCCTGCTCACGCTCCCTTCGACCACGTTGCCCTTGAAGACCTCAAGAAGGAAACCGAAATCCTGCTCAAATACGACATCGACCCGCGCGTTGTTGAGGAGATAAGCTACATCTCGCTGATCAAGCTGGAGGGCTACGGCGACTTCCCCGCGGTTGAAGAGGCTGAGAAACTCGGCGTGAAGAGCCAGAAGGACGTTGAAAAGCTCGAAGAGGCCACCAAGAACATCTACAAGGCCGAGTACCACAAGGGAGTCTTCAAGATAGAGCCCTACGCAGGCAAGTCAGTCCAGGAGGCCAAAGACCTCATAGCCAAGGAGCTCCAGGAGAAGGGAACCGCGGAGATAATGTACGAGTTCGCGGAAAAGCCGGTCATTTCAAGGTTCGGCAACCAGGCGGTCATCAAGATAATCCACGACCAGTGGTTCATAGACTACGGCAACCCCGAGTGGAAGGAGAAGGCGAGGGAAGCGCTCACTAACATGACCATCTATCCGGAGAGCAGAAGGGCCCAGTTCGAGGCCATAGTTGACTGGCTCGACAAGAAGGCCTGCGCGAGGAAAGTCGGCCTCGGAACGCCGCTCCCGTGGGACCCGGACTGGGTCATCGAGAGCCTGAGCGACTCGACCATCTACATGGCCTACTACACGATAAGCAGGCACATGAACAGGCTGAGGGAAGAGGGCAGGCTCGATCCCGAGAAGCTCACGAGGGAGTTCTTCGACTACCTGTTCCTGGAGGACTTCAGCGAGGAGCGCGAAAAGGAACTCGAAGAGAAGACCGGAATCCCGGCCGAGACGATCCACGAGATGAAGGAGGAGTTCGAGTACTGGTATCCGCTCGACTGGCGCTGCTCGGCGAAGGACCTGATACCGAACCACCTGACGTTCTTCATATTCAACCACACGGCCATATTCAGAAAGGAGCACTGGCCGAGGGGAATAGCCGTCAACGGCTTCGGAACGCTCGAGGGCACCAAGATGAGCAAGAGCAAGGGCAACGTGCTGAACTTCATCGATGCCATCGAGGAGAACGGTGCGGACGTCGTCAGGCTCTACATAATGGGCTTGGCCGAGCACGACAGCGACTTCGACTGGCGCAGGAAGGAGGTTGGAAAGCTCCGCAGGCAGGTTGAGAGGTTCTACGAGCTGGTGAGCGAGTTCGCCACCTATGAGGCTGAGGAGACCGAGCTCAAGGACATCGATAAGTGGATGCTGCACAGGCTGAACAAGGCCATCGAGGGGGCAACCCAGGCGCTCGAGGAGTTCAGGACGAGGACTGCCGTGCAGTGGGCCTTCTACAGCATCCTCAATGACCTGCGCTGGTACATGAGGAGAACCGAGGGAAGAGATGATGCCGCCAAGCGCTACGTCCTTAGAAAGCTCGCAGAGGTCTGGGTCAGGCTGATGGCGCCGTTCACACCGCACATCAGCGAGGAGCTCTGGGAGAAGCTGGGCGGAGAGGGCTTCGTGAGCCTGGCGAAGTGGCCGGAGCCGGTTCCGGAGTGGTGGAACGAAACCATCGAGGCCGAGGAGGAGTTCGTCAAGGCCCTCATCGAGGACATCAAGGAGATCATCCGCGTGGCAAAGATAGAGGACGCCAGGAGGGCCTACGTCTACACCGCACCGGAGTGGAAGTGGCGCGTTGTCGAGGTCGTCGCGGAGAAGAGGGACTTCAAGTCAGCCATGGCAGAGCTCATGAAGGACCCGGAGATGAGGAAGCACGGCAAGGAGATAAGCAAGCTCATCCAGAGGCTCATCAAGGAGAGGGCCTTTGATGTCAAGCGCATAAACGAGGAGAAAGCCCTGAGGGAAGCCAAGGACTTCATGGAGAAGGAGCTCGGCATCGAGATAATAATCAACCCAGAGGAGGACAAGGGAGGAAAGAAGAAGGCCGCGATGCCGCTGAAGCCGGCGGTGTTTGTGGAGTGA
- a CDS encoding Ribonuclease P protein component 3 produces the protein MSVGTPLEDGEEVSFSRDYFVEMDVRSEEAHALASEWFDEVVFTKKLVLDGLPDWGELKDELRLLRERYENVALLLVTSRPGLIKEVKRRNLRALLYVQGGDMRVNRLAIENGVDALISPWFGRKDPGFDHTLAGMAARRGVAIGFSLAPLLSAGPYERVQILRFMTKTWQLVDKYGVPRFITSSAETRWEVRGPGDLMGLGRNIGMDAPRARASLNFYPRRLLGKLRGSTSSSRT, from the coding sequence ATGAGCGTCGGGACGCCCCTTGAGGATGGGGAGGAGGTATCCTTCTCCCGCGACTATTTTGTTGAGATGGACGTGAGGAGCGAGGAAGCCCACGCGCTGGCCAGCGAGTGGTTTGATGAGGTCGTCTTCACGAAGAAGCTCGTTCTCGATGGTCTCCCTGACTGGGGCGAGCTCAAGGATGAGCTCAGGCTCCTCCGTGAGCGGTATGAGAATGTCGCCCTCCTGCTCGTTACAAGCAGGCCGGGTCTGATAAAGGAGGTAAAGAGGAGGAACCTCCGTGCCCTTCTCTACGTTCAGGGCGGCGATATGAGGGTGAACCGTCTCGCCATTGAGAACGGTGTTGATGCCCTCATAAGCCCCTGGTTCGGGAGAAAGGATCCGGGATTTGACCACACCCTCGCGGGAATGGCCGCCAGGAGGGGAGTCGCCATAGGGTTCTCCCTGGCGCCCCTGCTCTCCGCGGGCCCCTACGAGAGGGTTCAGATACTCCGCTTTATGACGAAGACCTGGCAGCTGGTGGACAAATACGGCGTGCCGAGGTTCATCACGAGCTCCGCGGAGACGAGGTGGGAGGTTCGCGGGCCCGGGGATCTGATGGGTCTCGGGAGAAACATAGGCATGGACGCCCCAAGGGCGAGGGCGAGCCTGAACTTCTATCCGAGGAGGCTTCTGGGGAAGCTCAGGGGCTCCACATCCAGTTCCCGTACCTGA
- a CDS encoding 50S ribosomal protein L15e — MSMYKYIREAWKSPKKSYVGDLLKVRMIKWRREPVVVRAERPTRLDRARSLGYQAKQGYVIVRVRVRKGGRKRPRWKGGRKPSKMGQVKYSPKKSLQWIAEEKAARKFPNLEVLNSYWVGEDGMYRWFEVIMVDPHHPVIKADPKINWITGKAHKGRVFRGLTSAGRKSRGLRNKGKGAEKVRPSIRANKGKGK, encoded by the coding sequence ATGAGCATGTACAAGTACATTAGGGAAGCCTGGAAGAGCCCGAAGAAGAGCTACGTTGGGGACCTTCTCAAGGTCAGGATGATCAAGTGGCGCCGTGAGCCGGTCGTCGTCCGCGCCGAGAGGCCGACCAGGCTCGACAGGGCTAGGAGCCTCGGCTACCAGGCCAAGCAGGGCTACGTTATCGTCCGCGTCCGCGTCAGGAAGGGCGGAAGGAAGAGGCCCAGGTGGAAGGGTGGAAGGAAGCCGAGCAAGATGGGTCAGGTCAAGTACAGCCCGAAGAAGAGCCTCCAGTGGATAGCCGAGGAGAAGGCCGCTCGCAAGTTCCCGAACCTCGAGGTTCTCAACAGCTACTGGGTCGGCGAGGACGGAATGTACAGGTGGTTTGAGGTTATAATGGTCGACCCGCACCACCCGGTTATCAAGGCTGACCCCAAGATCAACTGGATCACCGGCAAGGCCCACAAGGGTAGGGTCTTCCGCGGACTCACCAGCGCCGGCAGGAAGAGCCGCGGCCTTAGGAACAAGGGCAAGGGCGCCGAGAAGGTCAGGCCCAGCATAAGGGCCAACAAGGGTAAGGGCAAGTGA
- the rqcH gene encoding ribosome rescue protein RqcH yields the protein MKEEMSSVDIRYIVRELQSLVGSRVDKIYHDGDEIRIKLRTKEGRQDLILQAGKRFHVTTYVKEAPKQPSSFTMLLRKHLSGGFIDAIEQHGFDRIVKIRVGEYTLVGELFRRGNVILVDRENRIVAALRYEEYKDRRIMPKAEYQYPPARENPLEVTRERFIELMRENEELELVRALARKLNMGGMYAEEISIRAGFDKTTPVKELSDDDLLRVYEAMMNTFNDEPRPNIVLKDGNMHDVVPIELRIYEGFEKRYFTTFSEALDEYFGKITLEKARIEQTKRLEAKKRQLLMTLKKQEEMLKGFEEGAKANQEIGDLIYANYSLIERLLEEFRKATETLGWDEFKKRIEEGKKAGNRVALMVKGTDPKEKAVTIELEGKKVRLYLNRSIGENAELYYEKAKKFRHKHEGALKAYEDTKRKLDEVERLIEEELKKELSVKRIERRKKKWFEKFRWFVSSEGFLVLAGKDAGTNEILIKRHMDDNDLYCHADVYGAPHVVIKDGGKAGEKTIFEACQFAVSMSKAWSRGVYSEDAYWAHPDQVTKQTPSGEYLGKGAFMVYGKRNWLHGLPLKLAVGVINYEGEDFVVCAPVDAIKAHTNRYIVVRPGQLRKSELVKKIKGILEKWGYKVREEDIMSALPPGNGDVVEVVG from the coding sequence ATGAAGGAAGAGATGAGCAGCGTTGATATCCGCTACATCGTGAGGGAACTGCAGTCCCTGGTCGGCTCTCGCGTTGACAAGATTTACCACGATGGCGATGAGATCAGGATAAAGCTCAGGACGAAGGAGGGGAGGCAGGATTTAATCCTCCAGGCTGGGAAGCGCTTCCATGTAACGACGTACGTGAAAGAGGCGCCGAAGCAGCCGTCGAGCTTCACCATGCTCCTCAGAAAGCACCTCAGCGGTGGGTTCATAGACGCGATAGAACAGCACGGCTTCGACAGGATAGTGAAGATCCGCGTTGGGGAATACACCCTCGTCGGCGAGCTCTTCCGGAGAGGAAACGTGATACTCGTGGACAGGGAGAACAGAATCGTTGCGGCGCTACGCTACGAGGAGTACAAGGACAGAAGGATAATGCCGAAGGCGGAATACCAGTATCCCCCCGCCAGGGAGAACCCGCTCGAGGTAACGCGGGAGAGGTTCATCGAGCTGATGAGGGAGAATGAAGAGCTCGAGCTCGTGCGCGCCCTCGCGAGGAAGCTCAACATGGGCGGAATGTACGCAGAGGAGATTTCCATCAGGGCCGGCTTCGACAAGACGACCCCTGTCAAGGAGCTGAGCGACGACGACCTGCTGAGGGTCTACGAGGCGATGATGAACACGTTCAACGATGAACCAAGACCCAACATAGTCCTCAAGGACGGGAACATGCACGACGTCGTTCCGATAGAGCTGAGAATCTACGAGGGGTTCGAGAAGCGCTATTTTACCACCTTCAGCGAGGCTCTCGACGAGTACTTTGGGAAGATAACCCTTGAGAAGGCGAGGATCGAGCAGACGAAGAGGCTCGAAGCCAAGAAGAGGCAACTCCTCATGACGCTCAAAAAGCAGGAGGAGATGCTCAAGGGCTTCGAGGAGGGTGCGAAGGCCAACCAGGAAATAGGAGACCTGATCTACGCGAACTACTCCCTCATAGAGAGGCTTTTGGAGGAGTTCAGGAAAGCCACGGAGACACTCGGCTGGGATGAGTTCAAGAAGAGGATAGAAGAGGGCAAGAAGGCCGGCAACAGGGTCGCGCTCATGGTAAAGGGAACCGACCCGAAGGAAAAGGCCGTGACGATAGAGCTTGAGGGGAAGAAGGTCAGGCTGTACCTCAACAGGAGCATAGGCGAGAACGCCGAGCTCTACTACGAGAAGGCCAAGAAGTTCAGGCACAAGCACGAGGGGGCGCTTAAGGCCTACGAGGACACGAAGAGGAAGCTGGACGAGGTAGAGAGGCTCATCGAGGAGGAGCTTAAGAAGGAACTCAGCGTTAAGAGGATAGAGAGGAGAAAGAAGAAGTGGTTCGAGAAGTTCCGCTGGTTCGTCTCGAGCGAGGGCTTCCTTGTTCTGGCCGGCAAAGACGCCGGCACCAACGAGATTCTCATAAAGAGGCACATGGACGATAACGACCTCTACTGCCACGCAGACGTTTACGGCGCCCCGCACGTCGTCATCAAGGACGGGGGGAAAGCGGGAGAAAAAACCATCTTCGAGGCCTGTCAGTTCGCGGTTTCGATGAGCAAGGCATGGAGCAGGGGTGTTTACAGCGAGGACGCATACTGGGCGCATCCGGACCAGGTCACCAAGCAGACGCCCAGCGGCGAGTACCTGGGCAAGGGGGCCTTCATGGTCTACGGCAAGAGGAACTGGCTCCACGGGCTTCCGCTCAAGCTTGCCGTCGGCGTAATCAACTACGAGGGGGAGGACTTCGTCGTCTGCGCCCCGGTCGATGCAATAAAGGCCCACACGAACAGATACATCGTGGTCCGCCCCGGTCAGCTCAGGAAGAGCGAGCTGGTGAAGAAGATAAAGGGCATCCTCGAAAAGTGGGGCTACAAGGTCAGGGAGGAGGACATCATGTCAGCCCTGCCACCGGGGAACGGCGATGTGGTCGAGGTTGTGGGCTAG
- a CDS encoding Xaa-Pro peptidase family protein — translation MRLSNLVSLMKERNFDGALISPGTNLYYLTGLHIHEAGERLTVLVVSADGDYRLLAPSLYENVVRNFPVTFWRDGENPYDKLAWILAEFHLSGGRLLIEDTMRADWLMKVIRLGSFEFHPLSSLMRELRMRKDKHEIEMMGHAAKAADRVFNEILSWDLLGMRERELALRIELAIREFSDGISFEPIVASGENAANPHHAPGDRRLRKGDLVILDYGAKWKGYCSDITRTIAIGRPDERLVEIYEVVKEAQERAYKAVREGVLAREVDRVARETIAKAGYGEYFTHRTGHGLGLDVHEEPYIGPDGNVVLENGMTFTIEPGIYVPGLGGVRIEDDVVVHDGRGKRLTRAERELILL, via the coding sequence ATGCGGCTCAGCAACCTGGTTTCCCTCATGAAGGAAAGGAACTTCGACGGTGCCCTGATCAGTCCCGGGACCAATCTCTACTATCTCACGGGCCTCCACATCCACGAGGCTGGTGAGAGGCTCACCGTTCTAGTTGTGAGCGCCGACGGCGACTACCGGCTCCTGGCCCCGAGCCTCTACGAGAACGTGGTCAGGAACTTTCCGGTTACGTTCTGGCGCGACGGGGAGAACCCCTACGACAAGCTCGCCTGGATCCTGGCGGAGTTCCACCTGTCGGGTGGGAGGCTTCTCATAGAGGACACGATGCGCGCCGACTGGCTCATGAAAGTCATCCGCCTCGGCAGCTTCGAGTTCCACCCCCTGAGCTCGCTCATGAGGGAGCTCCGCATGAGAAAGGACAAGCACGAGATAGAGATGATGGGACACGCCGCCAAGGCAGCGGACAGGGTCTTTAACGAGATTCTGAGCTGGGATCTGCTCGGCATGCGCGAGCGGGAGCTGGCTCTGAGGATAGAGCTGGCAATAAGGGAGTTCAGCGATGGAATTTCATTCGAGCCGATAGTGGCCAGCGGTGAGAACGCCGCCAACCCCCACCACGCGCCCGGGGACAGGAGGCTCAGGAAGGGCGACCTGGTGATACTCGACTACGGGGCGAAGTGGAAGGGCTACTGCTCGGACATCACGAGGACAATCGCCATTGGGCGGCCGGACGAGAGGCTGGTGGAGATCTACGAGGTGGTCAAGGAGGCACAGGAGAGGGCATACAAGGCCGTTCGGGAGGGCGTCCTCGCGAGGGAGGTTGACAGGGTCGCGAGAGAGACGATAGCAAAAGCAGGCTACGGCGAATACTTCACCCACAGGACGGGACACGGCCTTGGCCTGGACGTCCACGAGGAACCCTACATCGGTCCAGATGGAAACGTGGTCCTCGAAAACGGCATGACTTTCACCATAGAACCCGGAATCTACGTTCCGGGCCTGGGCGGTGTTCGCATAGAGGACGACGTCGTCGTTCACGATGGAAGAGGAAAGAGACTGACGAGGGCGGAGAGGGAGCTCATCCTGCTCTGA